In bacterium, the following proteins share a genomic window:
- a CDS encoding ATP-binding cassette domain-containing protein: MIEVRQLYKGFDGMPVLKGIDLDIHDNETLVILGPSGQGKTVFIKTLVRLIHPDSGSIRYDGEELLTLSHKALYRFNDRIAFVFQNSALLDFLSVQDNLQLYLMMHKAMPQAALQRRTLEALHFVGLDDDVLDKFPEELSGGMRKRVAIARAMVKRPKYLFYDEPTTGLDQTNAEKISELIKMLKKEISATSIIVTHDIKLMRDVADRVALLKDGLISFVGDRDEVSEQMLDFLYE, encoded by the coding sequence ATGATTGAGGTTCGTCAGCTCTACAAAGGTTTCGACGGCATGCCGGTGCTGAAAGGCATCGACTTGGACATCCATGACAATGAAACGCTGGTCATCCTCGGCCCCAGCGGCCAGGGCAAGACGGTGTTCATCAAAACGCTGGTGCGCCTGATCCATCCGGATTCCGGCAGCATTCGCTACGACGGCGAAGAACTGCTGACTTTGTCGCACAAGGCACTGTACCGCTTTAATGACCGCATCGCCTTTGTGTTTCAAAACAGCGCCCTGTTGGATTTTCTCAGCGTGCAGGACAATCTGCAGCTCTATCTGATGATGCACAAAGCCATGCCGCAAGCCGCCCTTCAGCGGCGGACGCTGGAGGCGCTGCATTTCGTTGGACTGGACGACGACGTGCTGGACAAGTTTCCCGAAGAGTTGAGCGGCGGCATGCGCAAACGCGTGGCGATCGCGCGCGCCATGGTCAAACGTCCAAAGTATCTTTTTTACGACGAGCCGACCACCGGTCTGGATCAGACCAATGCGGAAAAGATCAGCGAACTGATCAAAATGCTGAAGAAAGAGATTTCCGCCACCTCCATCATCGTCACGCATGACATCAAGCTGATGCGGGACGTCGCCGATCGCGTCGCTTTGTTGAAGGACGGCCTGATCAGTTTCGTCGGCGATCGCGATGAGGTTTCCGAACAGATGTTGGACTTTTTATACGAGTGA
- a CDS encoding MCE family protein — protein MTYTKMSYISGVIIFFSAIILLVSVLWLSGARIMSASEYKVFFRFEDVVGLRDRSQVYMRGYRVGWTKDIIFEEKDVLVRVDIKKRFLIPKDSKIEINTLNFLGEKAVTIIPGESKDFMKPGDILRGENKDIMVVARNILNTVRTKLNNGDLDKKALDFSQTLATMKELVSKLDQKVERVDMPLINRQIVELGQAARSVRDLAVSTQTDVHQVSTGMEQVQSAAKNLSELSVQMSQLVAGLNRGEGTMGELVKNKETVENLNATVHELNLLIKDMQKNPGKYINFSVF, from the coding sequence ATGACCTATACAAAAATGAGCTATATTTCCGGCGTGATCATTTTTTTCAGCGCCATCATTCTGCTGGTCAGCGTGCTGTGGCTCTCCGGCGCGCGCATCATGTCCGCCAGCGAATATAAAGTGTTTTTTCGTTTCGAGGATGTGGTCGGTTTGCGCGATCGTTCGCAAGTGTACATGCGCGGCTACCGCGTGGGCTGGACCAAAGATATCATCTTTGAGGAGAAGGACGTTCTGGTGCGCGTGGACATCAAAAAGCGGTTTCTCATCCCCAAGGATTCCAAGATCGAGATCAACACCCTGAACTTTCTCGGCGAAAAAGCCGTGACCATCATCCCTGGCGAATCCAAGGATTTTATGAAGCCGGGCGATATTCTCAGGGGTGAGAACAAGGACATCATGGTGGTGGCGCGCAATATTCTCAACACCGTGCGCACCAAACTGAACAACGGCGATCTGGATAAAAAAGCCCTGGACTTTTCTCAAACCCTGGCGACCATGAAAGAACTGGTGAGCAAGCTGGATCAAAAGGTCGAGCGCGTGGATATGCCGCTGATCAACCGGCAGATCGTCGAGCTCGGCCAGGCGGCCAGGAGCGTGCGCGACCTGGCGGTCTCGACCCAGACGGATGTGCATCAGGTCAGCACCGGCATGGAGCAGGTGCAGTCGGCGGCGAAGAATCTCTCCGAGTTGTCGGTGCAGATGTCTCAGCTGGTCGCCGGTTTGAACCGCGGCGAGGGCACCATGGGCGAACTGGTCAAGAACAAAGAGACGGTTGAGAATTTAAATGCAACGGTCCATGAGCTCAACCTGCTCATCAAAGATATGCAAAAGAACCCCGGCAAGTACATCAATTTTTCAGTTTTTTGA